Proteins from a genomic interval of Trifolium pratense cultivar HEN17-A07 linkage group LG6, ARS_RC_1.1, whole genome shotgun sequence:
- the LOC123891096 gene encoding stachyose synthase, whose translation MAPPNEPVNSRTLDLIKTDSLFDLCEGKFTVKGVPLLHDVPENVFFSSFSSICKPSESNAPPSLLKKILAFSHKGGFFGFNHETPSDRLMNSLGSFNGKDFVSIFRFKTWWSTQWVGKSGSDLQMETQWILLEIPEIKSYVVIIPIIEKGFRSALFPGSNDHFMICAESGSTKVKESSFNSIAYVHFNENPYDLMKEAYSVLRVHLNTFKLLEEKTIPNLADKFGWCTWDAFYLTVNPVGVFHGLDDFTKGGVEPRFVIIDDGWQSISIDGANPNEDAKNLVLGGEQMTARLYRFDECDKFKKYESGLLLGPNSPPFNPKTIKELITKGIEHEHLGKQRDKAILSKSSDLAEIESKIKKVIKEIDDLFGGDQSSTSSVPKSECGSLCCKKKEYGLKAFTKDLRTKFKGLDDVYVWHALCGAWGGVRPGTTHLNTKIVPCKLSPGLDGTMVDLAVVKLVEGSIGLVDPNQANDFYDSMHSYLAESGVTGVKVDAIHCLEYVCSEHGGRVDLAKAYYEGLTKSIAKNFNGNGIIASMQQCNDFFFLGTNQVSMARVGDDFWFQDPNGDPMGAFWLQGVHMIHCSYNSLWMGNMIQPDWDMFLSDHICAKFHAGSRAICGGPIYLSDSVGSHDFDLIKKLVFPDGTIPKCIHFPLPTRDCLFKNPLFDQTTVLKIWNFNKYGGVIGAFNCQGAGWDPKEHKFRGFPECYKPITGTVHVTEVEWNQKKEASDLGKAEEYVVYFNQAEELSFMTQKSEPIQFTIQPSTFELYSFIPVTKLGGSIKFAPIGLTNMFNSGGTILGLEYVESGAKIKVKGGGNFLAYSSESPKKFQLNGSDVDFKWLSDGKLSLNLPWIEEACGVSDLSILF comes from the exons ATGGCTCCTCCCAATGAACCAGTGAATTCTAGAACCCTTGATCTCATCAAAACAGATTCTTTATTTGATTTATGTGAAGGAAAATTTACTGTGAAAGGTGTTCCTTTGTTGCATGATGTTCCTGAAAATGTGTTTTTCAgttctttttcttctatttgCAAACCCTCTGAATCTAATGCACCACCTTCACTCCTTAAAAAAATTCTTGCTTTTTCTCACAAAGGTGGTTTCTTTGGATTCAACCATGAAACCCCATCTGATAGATTGATGAATTCATTGGGTAGTTTCAATGGAAAAGACTTTGTGAGTATTTTCAGGTTCAAAACATGGTGGTCTACTCAATGGGTTGGAAAATCTGGTTCTGATTTACAAATGGAAACTCAATGGATTCTTTTAGAAATCCCTGAAATCAAATCATATGTTGTaatcattccaataattgaaaAAGGATTTAGATCAGCACTTTTTCCTGGTTCTAATGACCATTTTATGATTTGTGCTGAAAGTGGTTCAACAAAGGTGAAAGAATCAAGTTTCAATTCAATTGCTTATGTTCATTTTAATGAAAATCCTTATGATTTGATGAAAGAAGCTTATAGTGTTTTAAGGGTTCATCTCAACACTTTTAAGCTATTGGAAGAGAAAACAATCCCAAATTTAGCCGATAAATTTGGTTGGTGCACTTGGGATGCTTTCTATTTAACTGTTAATCCTGTTGGTGTTTTTCATGGTCTTGATGATTTTACAAAAGGCGGTGTCGAACCAAGGTTTGTTATCATTGATGATGGATGGCAAAGTATTAGTATAGATGGTGCTAATCCTAATGAAGATGCTAAGAATCTTGTTCTTGGTGGTGAACAAATGACTGCAAGACTTTATAGGTTTGATGAATGTGACAAGTTCAAGAAATATGAAAGTGGTTTGTTATTAGGTCCTAATTCACCTCCTTTTAATCCAAAAACTATCAAGGAGTTGATTACAAAGGGAATTGAACATGAACATTTAGGTAAGCAAAGAGATAAAGCTATTCTATCTAAAAGTTCTGATTTGGCTGAGATTGAGTCAAAAATCAAGAaagtaataaaagaaattgatgaTCTCTTTGGTGGAGATCAAAGTAGTACTAGTAGTGTTCCAAAAAGTGAATGTGGAAGCTTGTGTTGCAAGAAAAAGGAGTATGGATTGAAGGCTTTCACAAAAGATTTGAGGACTAAGTTCAAAGGTTTAGATGATGTTTATGTTTGGCATGCACTTTGTGGTGCTTGGGGAGGTGTAAGGCCAGGAACTACACATCTTAATACCAAAATTGTCCCTTGCAAACTTTCTCCTGGTCTTGATGGGACAATGGTGGATCTTGCTGTGGTGAAACTTGTTGAAGGTTCAATTGGGCTAGTTGATCCTAATCAAGCCAATGATTTTTATGACTCCATGCACTCTTATCTTGCTGAATCTGGTGTCACAGGAGTCAAAGTTGATGCCATTCAT TGTCTTGAATATGTGTGTAGTGAACATGGAGGCAGAGTTGACCTTGCCAAAGCTTACTATGAAGGGTTGACAAAATCCATTGCCAAGAATTTTAATGGAAATGGAATCATTGCTAGCATGCAACAGTGCAATGACTTTTTCTTCCTTGGAACAAACCAAGTTTCTATGGCAAGAGTTG GGGATGATTTTTGGTTCCAAGATCCTAATGGTGACCCAATGGGAGCATTTTGGTTACAAGGTGTACACATGATTCATTGTTCCTACAATAGCTTATGGATGGGGAATATGATTCAGCCAGATTGGGACATGTTCCTATCAGACCATATTTGTGCTAAATTTCATGCTGGTTCAAGAGCTATTTGTGGTGGTCCAATTTATTTGAGTGATAGTGTTGGTTCTCATGACTTTGATTTGATTAAGAAACTTGTGTTCCCTGATGGTACAATCCCAAAGTGCATACATTTTCCTCTTCCAACTAGAGATTGTCTTTTCAAAAACCCTCTTTTTGACCAAACAACTGTTCTCAAAATTTGGAACTTCAACAAG TATGGAGGTGTGATTGGTGCTTTCAACTGTCAAGGGGCAGGATGGGATCCAAAAGAGCACAAATTTAGGGGCTTCCCTGAATGCTACAAGCCAATAACTGGAACTGTGCATGTAACTGAAGTTGAATGGAATCAGAAGAAAGAAGCATCTGATTTGGGCAAGGCAGAAGAATATGTAGTCTACTTCAATCAAGCTGAAGAACTTTCTTTCATGACTCAAAAATCTGAACCAATTCAATTTACAATTCAACCATCCACATTTGAGTTATATAGTTTTATTCCTGTCACAAAGCTAGGTGGCAGCATCAAATTTGCACCAATTGGGTTGACTAACATGTTCAATAGTGGTGGAACAATTCTTGGTTTGGAATATGTTGAAAGTGGTGCTAAGATTAAGGTTAAAGGTGGTGGAAATTTTCTTGCTTATTCAAGTGAATCACCAAAGAAGTTTCAATTGAATGGTTCTGATGTGGATTTTAAGTGGCTGAGTGATGGAAAATTGTCTCTCAATCTTCCTTGGATTGAAGAGGCTTGTGGGGTTTCTGATTTGTCAATTTTGTTCTAG
- the LOC123891095 gene encoding WRKY transcription factor 23-like, whose protein sequence is MEEDYEIGSYFPSYSLSSVFDLSEDKSSSVGGFMELLGVQNMSSMFDYPVDDAVVKETSLEKKECSEVFNSNSISQQPATPNSSSISSASSEAINDEQTKTVDQANNQLNKQLKAKKTTNQKRQREARIAFMTKSEVDHLEDGYRWRKYGQKAVKNSPFPRSYYRCTSVSCNVKKHVERSLNDPTIVVTTYEGKHTHPNPVMARSSSVHAGSLLPSPECTTNFVSYQNYNMSQYYNQQRQQAVFSNLSSLGFTSKNAAQERSLCNNPRLMDNGLLQDVVPSHMFKEEE, encoded by the exons ATGGAGGAGGATTATGAGATTGGATCTTATTTTCCTAGCTATTCTTTATCTAGTGTGTTTGATTTATCTGAAGATAAGAGTTCTTCTGTTGGTGGGTTTATGGAGTTATTGGGTGTGCAGAATATGAGTAGTATGTTTGATTATCCTGTGGATGATGCAGTAGTAAAGGAAACATCTTTGGAGAAGAAAGAGTGTTCAGAGGTTTTTAATAGTAATAGTATTAGTCAACAACCAGCTACTCCTAACTCTTCTTCCATTTCATCTGCTTCTAGTGAAGCAATCAATGATGAACAAACTAAAACTGTTGACCAAGCTAATAATCAACTCAACAAACA GTTGAAGGCTAAGAAAACAACAAATCAGAAGAGACAGAGAGAAGCAAGAATCGCTTTCATGACTAAAAGCGAGGTGGATCATCTGGAAGATGGGTACAGATGGAGAAAGTACGGACAAAAAGCTGTTAAAAATAGCCCCTTTCCCAG GAGCTATTATCGTTGCACCAGTGTTTCATGTAATGTGAAGAAACATGTGGAGAGGTCTTTGAATGATCCAACCATTGTAGTGACAACCTATGAAGGAAAACACACTCATCCAAATCCAGTTATGGCTCGTTCTTCATCTGTTCATGCTGGATCTCTATTACCATCACCTGAATGCACCACTAACTTTGTCTCTTATCAAAACTATAATATGTCTCAATATTATAATCAGCAGCGTCAACAAGCCGTTTTTAGTAATTTGTCATCTTTGGGTTTCACTTCAAAGAATGCTGCTCAAGAGAGATCACTTTGTAATAATCCAAGGTTAATGGACAATGGCCTTCTTCAAGATGTTGTTCCTTCACATATGTTCAAGGAGGAGGagtag
- the LOC123891094 gene encoding flowering time control protein FCA isoform X2 — protein sequence MLEIQNEQPEQQRFNNFTVEPSNSQFPIDNNNGIATFPNHANAFDSGFLPPPPPPFPPPPHHHHPNFSIPPPPPPPPNPNFSIHPPPPPPPLRKRPWGASSVPDQVDATGPVKVYVAPVPRTASEADIRLVFERYGTIVEVVLLRDKKTGARQGSCLVKYSTFNEADMAIKALSNQYTFPGESFPVVVRFADRDRERFGLRGFCRNMEKKDSPEVVDKVFVGNINKETSRQEIEEIFSPYGHIEDVVILPNRGYCFVKFSSREMSLAAIKGLNRTFTMRGCDQPIIVRFAEPKKPKMGESRGNYLPANANYGPNSQEPAVWPLPNFCDPNTGGNIMHNGPHHSRLPHQQVNAHMPNWEPGATVVQQQFLPQHAHSHLASMPLRPIQAPTLPSQPFNTEVQRQFHPADLPVRNIEQQLSSQLPAQTERNNTVAGSTSSDLSSNNQDEDFPECDWSEHYCPDGNKYYYNCVTCESRWEKPEENALYDKESQKQHEQDDHSLLQPQLSLSSSQEVSQTQQETNHDHMQSETNPVVEQV from the exons ATGCTGGAGATTCAGAATGAACAACCGGAGCAGCAAAGATTCAACAATTTCACCGTAGAACCATCAAACTCTCAATTTCCCATCGACAACAACAATGGCATTGCTACTTTCCCTAATCACGCTAACGCATTCGATTCTGGATTTCTCCCTCCTCCGCCTCCTCCttttcctcctcctcctcaccACCATCATCCTAACTTCTCCatccctcctcctcctcctcctcctcctaaTCCTAACTTCTCCAttcatcctcctcctcctcctcctcctctacgCAAACGACCCTGGGGTGCTTCTTCAG TTCCAGATCAAGTAGATGCTACGGGTCCTGTTAAAGTTTATGTTGCACCAGTTCCAAGAACAGCATCTGAGGCTGAT ATCCGCCTTGTGTTCGAAAGATATGGAACTATTGTTGAGGTTGTTCTTTTAAGGGATAAGAAAACCGGAGCTCGACAAG GAAGTTGTTTGGTGAAATATTCAACATTCAATGAAGCTGACATGGCTATTAAGGCCTTAAGCAATCAATATACTTTTCCTGGA GAATCATTTCCTGTTGTTGTCAGATTTGCTGATCGAGATCGTGAACGTTTTG GGCTTCGAGGCTTCTGCCGAAACATGGAAAAGAAAGATTCTCCGGAAG TGGTGGATAAAGTTTTTGTTGGTAACATCAACAAAGAAACTTCAAGGCAGGAAATTGAAGAA ATATTTTCCCCTTACGGGCATATAGAAGATGTCGTCATCTTGCCGAATCGTG GATATTGTTTTGTCAAATTTTCTAGTAGAGAGATGTCATTGGCAGCAATCAAAGGCTTGAATAGAACATTCACGATGAGA GGTTGTGATCAACCAATAATTGTTCGTTTTGCGGAACCTAAGAAACCTAAGATGGGAGAATCAAG GGGAAACTACTTACCTGCAAATGCAAATTATGGTCCCAATTCTCAAGAACCAGCAGTTTG GCCACTGCCAAATTTTTGTGATCCCAATACTGGAGGGAATATTATGCATAATGGTCCACATCACTCCAGACTTCCACACCAGCAAGTTAATGCTCATATGCCAAACTGGGAACCTGGTGCTACTGTTGTACAGCAACAATTTCTTCCCCAACATGCACATTCACATTTGGCTTCAATGCCTTTGCGGCCAATTCAAGCTCCCACCTTGCCTTCTCAACCGTTTAATACTGAGGTGCAAAGACAGTTTCATCCGGCAGATTTGCCGGTCCGAAATATAGAGCAGCAGCTAAGTTCTCAG CTGCCTGCTCAGACTGAACGTAACAATACAGTTGCTGGAAGTACCTCATCTGATCTGTCTTCAAATAACCAAGACGAAGATTTTCCAGAGTGTGACTGGAGTGAACACTACTGCCCTGATGGTAACAAGTACTACTACAACTGCGTCACTTGCGAAAGCAGA TGGGAAAAGCCTGAGGAGAATGCTTTGTATGACAAAGAATCACAGAAGCAACATGAGCAAGATGATCATAGCTTGCTCCAACCGCAATTGTCATTATCTTCCTCTCAAGAAGTTTCTCAAACGCAACAG GAAACAAATCACGATCACATGCAGTCAGAAACAAATCCTGTTGTTGAACAGGtgtga
- the LOC123891094 gene encoding flowering time control protein FCA isoform X1, with product MLEIQNEQPEQQRFNNFTVEPSNSQFPIDNNNGIATFPNHANAFDSGFLPPPPPPFPPPPHHHHPNFSIPPPPPPPPNPNFSIHPPPPPPPLRKRPWGASSVTVPDQVDATGPVKVYVAPVPRTASEADIRLVFERYGTIVEVVLLRDKKTGARQGSCLVKYSTFNEADMAIKALSNQYTFPGESFPVVVRFADRDRERFGLRGFCRNMEKKDSPEVVDKVFVGNINKETSRQEIEEIFSPYGHIEDVVILPNRGYCFVKFSSREMSLAAIKGLNRTFTMRGCDQPIIVRFAEPKKPKMGESRGNYLPANANYGPNSQEPAVWPLPNFCDPNTGGNIMHNGPHHSRLPHQQVNAHMPNWEPGATVVQQQFLPQHAHSHLASMPLRPIQAPTLPSQPFNTEVQRQFHPADLPVRNIEQQLSSQLPAQTERNNTVAGSTSSDLSSNNQDEDFPECDWSEHYCPDGNKYYYNCVTCESRWEKPEENALYDKESQKQHEQDDHSLLQPQLSLSSSQEVSQTQQETNHDHMQSETNPVVEQV from the exons ATGCTGGAGATTCAGAATGAACAACCGGAGCAGCAAAGATTCAACAATTTCACCGTAGAACCATCAAACTCTCAATTTCCCATCGACAACAACAATGGCATTGCTACTTTCCCTAATCACGCTAACGCATTCGATTCTGGATTTCTCCCTCCTCCGCCTCCTCCttttcctcctcctcctcaccACCATCATCCTAACTTCTCCatccctcctcctcctcctcctcctcctaaTCCTAACTTCTCCAttcatcctcctcctcctcctcctcctctacgCAAACGACCCTGGGGTGCTTCTTCAG TTACAGTTCCAGATCAAGTAGATGCTACGGGTCCTGTTAAAGTTTATGTTGCACCAGTTCCAAGAACAGCATCTGAGGCTGAT ATCCGCCTTGTGTTCGAAAGATATGGAACTATTGTTGAGGTTGTTCTTTTAAGGGATAAGAAAACCGGAGCTCGACAAG GAAGTTGTTTGGTGAAATATTCAACATTCAATGAAGCTGACATGGCTATTAAGGCCTTAAGCAATCAATATACTTTTCCTGGA GAATCATTTCCTGTTGTTGTCAGATTTGCTGATCGAGATCGTGAACGTTTTG GGCTTCGAGGCTTCTGCCGAAACATGGAAAAGAAAGATTCTCCGGAAG TGGTGGATAAAGTTTTTGTTGGTAACATCAACAAAGAAACTTCAAGGCAGGAAATTGAAGAA ATATTTTCCCCTTACGGGCATATAGAAGATGTCGTCATCTTGCCGAATCGTG GATATTGTTTTGTCAAATTTTCTAGTAGAGAGATGTCATTGGCAGCAATCAAAGGCTTGAATAGAACATTCACGATGAGA GGTTGTGATCAACCAATAATTGTTCGTTTTGCGGAACCTAAGAAACCTAAGATGGGAGAATCAAG GGGAAACTACTTACCTGCAAATGCAAATTATGGTCCCAATTCTCAAGAACCAGCAGTTTG GCCACTGCCAAATTTTTGTGATCCCAATACTGGAGGGAATATTATGCATAATGGTCCACATCACTCCAGACTTCCACACCAGCAAGTTAATGCTCATATGCCAAACTGGGAACCTGGTGCTACTGTTGTACAGCAACAATTTCTTCCCCAACATGCACATTCACATTTGGCTTCAATGCCTTTGCGGCCAATTCAAGCTCCCACCTTGCCTTCTCAACCGTTTAATACTGAGGTGCAAAGACAGTTTCATCCGGCAGATTTGCCGGTCCGAAATATAGAGCAGCAGCTAAGTTCTCAG CTGCCTGCTCAGACTGAACGTAACAATACAGTTGCTGGAAGTACCTCATCTGATCTGTCTTCAAATAACCAAGACGAAGATTTTCCAGAGTGTGACTGGAGTGAACACTACTGCCCTGATGGTAACAAGTACTACTACAACTGCGTCACTTGCGAAAGCAGA TGGGAAAAGCCTGAGGAGAATGCTTTGTATGACAAAGAATCACAGAAGCAACATGAGCAAGATGATCATAGCTTGCTCCAACCGCAATTGTCATTATCTTCCTCTCAAGAAGTTTCTCAAACGCAACAG GAAACAAATCACGATCACATGCAGTCAGAAACAAATCCTGTTGTTGAACAGGtgtga